A stretch of Bordetella genomosp. 13 DNA encodes these proteins:
- a CDS encoding DUF2848 domain-containing protein: protein MKTVFQIETAGAVRTAEVDVRNLVVAGWAGRDRAAIEHHIEELAAIGVPRPSSVPLYYRVAYNQLTQDERVQAVGDASSGEVEPFVFMLDGELYVSIASDHTDRKLEAHSVALSKQLCVKPVARHAWRYADVAGHWDELVLRAHIVENGTEVLYQEGALSALRTPLELIEGYTQGGRALPDGTGMTCGTVSAIGGIRPSTTFIMELHDPRLGRTIRHRYDVEVLPEVA from the coding sequence ATGAAAACCGTATTCCAGATCGAGACCGCCGGCGCCGTGCGCACCGCAGAGGTGGACGTTCGCAACCTGGTGGTGGCCGGCTGGGCCGGTCGCGACCGCGCCGCCATCGAGCACCACATCGAGGAACTGGCCGCCATCGGCGTGCCGCGTCCCAGCAGCGTGCCGCTGTACTACCGCGTCGCCTACAACCAACTGACCCAGGATGAGCGCGTGCAGGCCGTCGGCGATGCCTCGTCGGGCGAGGTCGAGCCCTTCGTGTTCATGCTGGACGGCGAGCTGTACGTCAGCATCGCGTCCGATCACACCGACCGCAAGCTCGAGGCCCACAGCGTGGCGCTGTCCAAGCAGCTGTGCGTCAAGCCGGTGGCGCGCCACGCATGGCGCTACGCCGACGTGGCCGGCCACTGGGACGAACTGGTGCTGCGCGCCCACATCGTCGAGAACGGCACCGAAGTGCTGTATCAGGAGGGCGCGCTGTCCGCCCTGCGCACGCCGCTGGAGCTGATCGAAGGCTACACGCAGGGCGGCCGCGCGCTGCCCGACGGCACCGGCATGACCTGCGGCACGGTGTCGGCGATCGGCGGCATCCGCCCCTCGACCACCTTCATCATGGAACTGCACGATCCGCGCCTGGGCCGCACGATCCGCCATCGTTATGATGTCGAGGTCCTGCCCGAAGTCGCCTGA